Below is a genomic region from Kribbella qitaiheensis.
CGCGCCTTCCGGGCAGCCTGCAGGTCACCGAGCGGGACGTGGATGTCGCCACCCCATTCGATCGCCGCCAGCCCCGCCTGGTCAGCCACCTCGACAACCTCTTCGACAGCCAACTGCCGAAACGTCACCGAGACCAAACCGGTCCTCACACCCACGCGAGCCTCCTCGTGTTCACCCCTCTATCCAACCTCATCACTCCAACGTCCCTCACTCATCACCGCCGAGCGGACTGACAGACGCCCCCGCAGCTCCTCTGTCACTGCTCCCCACCCTCCAGCTACGGCGCTCCCACGTCGCCCCCTCCGCCGCCCCTCCCCACCCTCCAGCTACGCGCTCCACCGGATCCAGCACTGACGGCACTCCGACTGGCCTTGACGGGCGTGCCGCCGTACGTCCAGCCAGGCAGTACTCGCTCCAGGCGAGGGCACTCGCGCTCCAGGTCTCGTAGGTTCGGGCGCCGAGGCAGGCACTGCCTGGCTGGGGACACACCCGCCCCCAAGCGCGACTGCGCTCAGATCGGCTACTAATACAGTGTGTCATGACACGGAACGCCGTGTCAGCATGGATCCTGCCCACTTGACTCTGGTTATTCAGGACATTTAATATCCAGGTTATGAAGATGAACGAGGGCGTGGAGTGGGCTCTGCACAGTTGCGTGAATCTGTCGTTCATTCCTGGTGAGACTGTTACCGCCAAGCGGCTGGCCGCCTTTTACAACCTGCCCACGGCGTACCTGAACAAGCAACTGCAGGCGCTGAACCGGGCCGGGATCCTCTCATCAACCTCGGGACCCAAGGGTGGCTTCCAGCTCGCCCGGCGGCCCGATCAGATCAGTCTGCTCGACATCGTGGTCGCCATCGACGGCGCCGAGGACGCGTTCCGGTGCGCCGGAATCCTCAAGGACGGCCCCAGCGGCGACCCGAAGGCCGACTATCGCAAGACCTGCCTGATCTCCCAGGCGATGCGCACCGCCGAGCTCAACTACCGCCGCGAACTGGCCGGCCAGACCATCGCCGACATCGTCCACCAGGTGCAGACCACCTTCCCGGACACCCCGGACAACACCCGGAACTGGTTCGCCAACCTCAAGTCCTGAAGTCCGCCGTCCACACTCGAGCTTCACCCAGCAGCTAATTCTGGACGTCTAACATCCAGATAACCCCACAAGTCCGTTGCCACCCCTGAATCACTCACCAAACAAGGAGAAACTCATGAGCATCACCAAGCCTGTCCTGGTCCGGTCGACGGATGCCGAGGTGCTCGCCGCGAGCGGCGTGACGCTGCTCGCCGACACCCCAGCCACCAATGGTCAGCTGACCAGTCACCGGTCGATCTTCAAGCCCGGCAAGGAAGGCGCTCCCCCGCACCTGCACAAGGAGGCGTCCGAGTTGTTCTTCGTTCTCGGCGGCAGTCTGAAGGTGCTCACCAGTGAGGACATCCTGACGCTCGACCAAGGTGATTTCCTGCTGGTGCCGCCCAACACCCCGCACGCCTTCGAAGCCGCCGGCACCGAGGACGCCGAGGTCCTCTTCGTCCTGACCCAGGCCAAACCGCGCTTCGACTACTACCGGCTACTCGAAGGCGTCTACCGCGGCGAGACCGACCCAGCCGAGCTCGCGGCGGCCAGCGACCTCTACGACAACCACTACGTCAACAGCCCCGCCTGGCAAGCTCGCTGAGCAACTAAAAGCCCACCTTCAGCAGCGCTGGAGGTGGGCTCTTTCTACGAGAACTAGACCGAGCGGGTGACTACCAGGTCGCAGAGGGATTCGAGGGCGGCGCGGGCAGAGCCCTCGGGGAGGTCCTCGAGAAGCTTGCGGGCGTCGTCCGCGCGACGGCGTACGTCGTCCTCGGCCTGACGGAGGGACGAGTGCTCGCGCAGTATTGCGAGCGCCTCGGCCAAGCGCGCGTCGTCGGTCAGGTCGGAGTCGAGGAGCTCGAGCAGCCTGGCGTCGGCCGGATCGTTCGGGTCGGCCTGGGCGCGGAAGATGAGGACCGGCAGCGTCGGAACGCCTTCGCGCAGGTCCGTACCAGGAGTCTTGCCGGACTGGCCGGACTCCGAGGTGACGTCCAGGA
It encodes:
- a CDS encoding cupin domain-containing protein, whose protein sequence is MSITKPVLVRSTDAEVLAASGVTLLADTPATNGQLTSHRSIFKPGKEGAPPHLHKEASELFFVLGGSLKVLTSEDILTLDQGDFLLVPPNTPHAFEAAGTEDAEVLFVLTQAKPRFDYYRLLEGVYRGETDPAELAAASDLYDNHYVNSPAWQAR
- a CDS encoding RrF2 family transcriptional regulator, with translation MKMNEGVEWALHSCVNLSFIPGETVTAKRLAAFYNLPTAYLNKQLQALNRAGILSSTSGPKGGFQLARRPDQISLLDIVVAIDGAEDAFRCAGILKDGPSGDPKADYRKTCLISQAMRTAELNYRRELAGQTIADIVHQVQTTFPDTPDNTRNWFANLKS